TTGGAcctgtaatttaatattctacCTGAGTGTGTTGGCTTCCTGTACCAATCGGTTATTATGGTACCATCCTCAGCTCTAATCACTCTTAAATCCAGGAAAGGAATACTCCTCTCAACCTCTACTTCCATGGTGAACTGTATTTTTCTATGATAGCTGTTAAACAACTCCAGCATCATGCCTATACAGTCTTGTGGAACCGCAGCAATAGAATCATCTACGTAGATTTTTAACAGCTTTATTTCAAACGGCAGGTCTCTCATAACTTCTTCCATCACGTCATTTACCACCAAGTTTGCTAGGGCTGGGCTTGCTGGGTTGCCCATTGCACTGCCATCCAACTGTCTGTAGATCTTACCATCAATTGTAAAGTAACTACTGTTAAAGCAGTATTTCACCAACTCCAACAGCAACTCCTTTGGAACTTTGATCAGTTTAGACCACTCATcccaattttttatgataatctCCAGAACTAAATCTTTAGGAATGTTCGTGAACAACGAAACTACATCCAATGATACTAGTCTATAATTTTCAGGTAATCTGATGTTTTTAATACCTTCAACAAATTCGTGAGAATTcttcaagttaaatttaaacGTCTTGATCACTGGAGCCAGAGTGTTATGTAGGAATCTTGCTAATTTATATCCTGGAGAACTTATACAGCTCACCACTGGTCTAAGAGCACACCCTGATTTATGAACTTTTCTCAAGCCATACAACTTAGGTGGTAAAGCTTgtcttattattaaatatttttttagaccTTCAGATATTACATTAGCACTAAATAACCTAGTAACTAGACCATTAGCCTGTTCCATAAATTTCACCGTGGGATCTTTTGTTATTAGTTGATACGTCTCGTTGTCACCTAGCATCTCCTCTAACTTGGTCACATATTCATGTTTGTACATCACCACTGTACTATTACCCTTATCTGATCTTGACACAATAATCTCCTTATTAGCACCCAGAAATTTCCTAGTTCTTTTGAAATCTTTAACTAATGTTTTTTCGTATAATTCAGCTTTATCAATACGGTTGTTGTGGCCAAAGTAGAAGTTGTTAAGTATATTTACTACTCTGCCTCGTATGTTACTCTTTTCATCATTTAAGGACACCAAATCCATACCCTCAATGTTGACTTGGTCCAACGCGTATTCTATGTCCTTAATGAACAATACAGGTTTCACATCTTTGTTCGTTACTGGTAAACCAAAGTTTGGCTCCAGCGTTAAAATTCTGTTCACCTCCTCTGGTAACACTACGTCCGTAAAGTTGAACACACATTTCTGTTGTGTATTCACTATAATGCTTGCTTGCGAGCTTGATAAgttcttcaattttttgatattagcttttttaattttacgaaaCTCTTGATCATATCTACTTTTTCTTATGGATGCCAATAGCTCGAATCTTTGTGCTCCAATCTTAACTTGTACTTCAGCCTCCAATTTACCGAGAGTTTTTCCAGTCTTCATCAACATCCATGCTGTCACTTTAATCTCTAAGCTTAATGTCTTTCgtctaaaattaaataaaatattatccaCTGAGGATCTAAACGGATGTTCATCTACTTGTAGcgaataaattgatttgatATTATTGATGATGTGATTTGGGAAAATACCCATGTTTCTACATGTAAgtagaaaatttcttctatTAGTCAGGTTTGCTTTTTTTGTTGTCATCTTAAGCCACTTTTTTGTAAGTTCTCCTGTCTCTTGTCCTAAATTATCTCGGATGTCAGTCAATAACCTCATTGTTAAGAAATTCATTGTGTTGTTCATATCcatgtttaattaataaaataatatgttCACAGTTTATTGGAAATATTTATTCGAtgtttatgttaaattttcacaACGTTTCATCGGTTTCCCGACTTCTTCAGGTgctataacaattaaatacaaaatattttacaataatattcatataattatattacaaaaCATTATCATAATATTGTACTACTTGGACAGTATAAACTCAACTCGCAAATTCAATTTATGACTAAGTCTAAGAATACAACAAAACATAACATACCTCAATTATCAAACATCAATTGTTAAAAACATGTCAAATGAATCGAGGCAGGCTAACAACCTGAACTTATTCACATCATATTCCAAATTCATTTATTCGTGTTTCAATTGATAAAcattaactaataaataacaaatattaattaactaaaactCTGTCAATACTACAAGTTCTACTCTCAGGTAATAACAGCTGATAATAATGTACTGTATGTTCTCACAAAAACAGTCATCTACATACCCGTACCATCAAAACTATGGGCCCTgtcacaatttaaaattacattatatacaGAACTTAAATTTTGAGTATCCGTCCTCttattaattgtattattCATCTTAATAAAGCACATTTCCCCGATGTTCCTCTTCTTCCAATGACTTTCTTGATCCAACATAGAGACATCCTCAAACTTGAATCTGTGTCCGGTGTTCAAGTGATGTAACGCCAAAGCTGTGCTACTTGATGGAGGTTCCACTTCCAATAACACATTATGATTaactagtttaatttttttgcaatcaTATTTATGTTGGGCAATTCTCTTCTTCAGATGTTGTCTAGTTTGTCCAACATAACACTTGTCACATTCGCAAGGAATTTTATAGATAACACCAAATTGGTCCAGTAATGGtgttttatcttttaattttgtgTAACAAGATTTAACTTGTTTCACATTATAATACGCCAATTTGATATTAGTATCCATGAAACAAgcattaatttttgatgacATATGTTTTATGAAAGGAAACCTCATAAACCTTTTATTCCCAGTAGCTTCATCCAGATTTAAATTGGTATTACTGTTGGTTCTATGCCATTTTTCCACACTCGCATCAATTGCTATCTTAATCATGGCTCttggataattattatttactaataattcCTTAAGTTTCCCTAGATTACTCTGGTGGAACTTTTCATGGgtgttattcaaaattttaagagtCATGCCTTTAATGATACCAATTTTTTGCTCTGATGGGTGGTTGGAcctgtaatttaatattctacCTGAGTGTGTTGGCTTCCTGTACCAATCGGTTATTATGGTACCATCCTCAGCTCTAATCACTCTTAAATCCAGGAAAGGAATACTCCTCTCAGAGTGATTAGAGCGCCGATGGTCCCTGGCCTCAGCAAGCGATTAGAAGCCAGATCAACCACCATCATTAAAACGACTAAGGCGGAGCTCTCAGAAACCAATGGCATGTACTCCTAAAATATGATGCAGCGACACTTCAAGATTCCACCAATCTGAGAAGCGCAGAAGCAATAATCA
The Cotesia glomerata isolate CgM1 unplaced genomic scaffold, MPM_Cglom_v2.3 scaffold_268, whole genome shotgun sequence DNA segment above includes these coding regions:
- the LOC123274231 gene encoding uncharacterized protein LOC123274231; this encodes MDMNNTMNFLTMRLLTDIRDNLGQETGELTKKWLKMTTKKANLTNRRNFLLTCRNMGIFPNHIINNIKSIYSLQVDEHPFRSSVDNILFNFRRKTLSLEIKVTAWMLMKTGKTLGKLEAEVQVKIGAQRFELLASIRKSRYDQEFRKIKKANIKKLKNLSSSQASIIVNTQQKCVFNFTDVVLPEEVNRILTLEPNFGLPVTNKDVKPVLFIKDIEYALDQVNIEGMDLVSLNDEKSNIRGRVVNILNNFYFGHNNRIDKAELYEKTLVKDFKRTRKFLGANKEIIVSRSDKGNSTVVMYKHEYVTKLEEMLGDNETYQLITKDPTVKFMEQANGLVTRLFSANVISEGLKKYLIIRQALPPKLYGLRKVHKSGCALRPVVSCISSPGYKLARFLHNTLAPVIKTFKFNLKNSHEFVEGIKNIRLPENYRLVSLDVVSLFTNIPKDLVLEIIIKNWDEWSKLIKVPKELLLELVKYCFNSSYFTIDGKIYRQLDGSAMGNPASPALANLVVNDVMEEVMRDLPFEIKLLKIYVDDSIAAVPQDCIGMMLELFNSYHRKIQFTMEVEVERSIPFLDLRVIRAEDGTIITDWYRKPTHSGRILNYRSNHPSEQKIGIIKGMTLKILNNTHEKFHQSNLGKLKELLVNNNYPRAMIKIAIDASVEKWHRTNSNTNLNLDEATGNKRFMRFPFIKHMSSKINACFMDTNIKLAYYNVKQVKSCYTKLKDKTPLLDQFGVIYKIPCECDKCYVGQTRQHLKKRIAQHKYDCKKIKLVNHNVLLEVEPPSSSTALALHHLNTGHRFKFEDVSMLDQESHWKKRNIGEMCFIKMNNTINKRTDTQNLSSVYNVILNCDRAHSFDGTGM
- the LOC123274230 gene encoding uncharacterized protein LOC123274230, which gives rise to MTLKILNNTHEKFHQSNLGKLKELLVNNNYPRAMIKIAIDASVEKWHRTNSNTNLNLDEATGNKRFMRFPFIKHMSSKINACFMDTNIKLAYYNVKQVKSCYTKLKDKTPLLDQFGVIYKIPCECDKCYVGQTRQHLKKRIAQHKYDCKKIKLVNHNVLLEVEPPSSSTALALHHLNTGHRFKFEDVSMLDQESHWKKRNIGEMCFIKMNNTINKRTDTQNLSSVYNVILNCDRAHSFDGTGM